The following proteins are co-located in the Zonotrichia albicollis isolate bZonAlb1 chromosome 1, bZonAlb1.hap1, whole genome shotgun sequence genome:
- the COLQ gene encoding acetylcholinesterase collagenic tail peptide isoform X2: MLVLSPLVRGSYLLLFFCFALPQTAYADNVFSFSADLPCLEQKKQHCRARCLLGPPPPPLLPPPSFRHSWSTKLDMEELCHELQIIQASTLPELHCSAGPPGPQGPQGIPGIMGPKGEKGEIGRPGRKGRPGPPGVPGMPGPVGWPGPVGQKGEKGELGVMGLPGTRGPMGSKGFPGTRGEKGSRGDRGDKGVKGDPGEIGFPGMLGQKGEMGPKGQSGVPGHRGPIGRPGKRGKQGLKGDIGPAGVMGPPGRPGPVGQPGPPGPSGLGQFAIGPKGERGLPGPPGRCLCRTPQQMSNPSYEQSVFGHSYPKVPAIFVVNNQEELDRLNTENALAFRRDQRSLYFKDTFGWLPVQLSPLYPMDYRLEEGGTCGDGVVQDGEECDDGNAVVTDDCIRCRRAYCGDGYKHEGVEDCDGMDFGYLTCRTYLPGSYGKLRCTPYCYIDSTQCRYFT, from the exons ATCTGCCTTGTTTGGAACAGAagaagcagcactgcagagcacgCTGCCTCCTTGGCCCTCCTCCACCGCCCCTGCTCCCACCACCGTCCttcaggcacagctggagcact AAGCTGGATATGGAAGAGCTGTGCCATGAGCTCCAGATAATACAGGCTTCCACTCTGCCTGAATtgcactgctctgcagggcctcctggcccccAG GGTCCACAAGGAATTCCTGGTATAATGGGACCAAAAGGGGAGAAA GGGGAGATTGGCAGGCCTGGAAGAAAG GGCAGACCAGGTCCCCCGGGCGTCCCTGGGATGCCAGGACCAGTAGGATGGCCTGGACCTGTGGGACAGAAG GGTGAAAAGGGAGAGTTGGGTGTGATGGGATTGCCAGGTACAAGAGGACCAATGGGCTCCAAG GGTTTTCCTGGAACTAGAGGAGAAAAG GGATCCAGAGGTGACAGAGGTGACAAAGGAGTCAAAGGAGACCCG GGAGAAATAGGCTTCCCTGGAATGCTGGGACAAAAA GGAGAGATGGGCCCCAAGGGACAGTCTGGAGTACCAGGACACAGAGGACCTATAGGAAGACCTGGAAAACGAGGCAAACAA GGACTCAAGGGGGACATTGGACCCGCAGGTGTCATGGGCCCGCCTGGCAGGCCTGGCCCTGTTGGCCAGCCAGGCCCCCCTGGACCCTCAGGTCTAG GGCAATTTGCAATAGGACCAAAGGGAGAAAGAGGACTGCCAGGGCCTCCAGGGAGATGTCTCTGCAGAACCCCACAGCAAATGAGTAACCCATCATACGAGCAATCTGTGTTTGGACACAGCTACCCCAAGGTTCCCGCG ATTTTTGTGGTGAACAATCAAGAAGAATTGGATCGGTTAAACACCGAGAACGCGTTAGCATTTAGAAGAGATCAGAGATCTTTGTATTTCAAGGATACCTTTGGATGGCTCCCAGTCCAG CTCTCCCCTCTGTACCCCATGGATTACCGCCTGGAGGAGGGGGGCACCTGTGGAGATGGCGTCGTGCAGGATGGGGAGGAGTGCGACGACGGCAACGCGGTGGTGACCGATGACTGCATAA GATGCCGCCGTGCTTACTGCGGAGATGGCTACAAGCACGAGGGGGTTGAAGACTGTGATGGGATGGATTTTGGATACTTGACGTGTAGAACATACCTTCCTGG GTCTTACGGGAAACTGCGCTGCACTCCTTACTGCTACATTGACTCCACACAGTGTCGATACTTCACATGA
- the COLQ gene encoding acetylcholinesterase collagenic tail peptide isoform X1 — protein sequence MLVLSPLVRGSYLLLFFCFALPQTAYADNVFSFSADLPCLEQKKQHCRARCLLGPPPPPLLPPPSFRHSWSTKLDMEELCHELQIIQASTLPELHCSAGPPGPQGPQGIPGIMGPKGEKGEIGRPGRKGRPGPPGVPGMPGPVGWPGPVGQKGEKGELGVMGLPGTRGPMGSKGFPGTRGEKGSRGDRGDKGVKGDPGEIGFPGMLGQKGEMGPKGQSGVPGHRGPIGRPGKRGKQGLKGDIGPAGVMGPPGRPGPVGQPGPPGPSGLGQFAIGPKGERGLPGPPGRCLCRTPQQMSNPSYEQSVFGHSYPKVPAIFVVNNQEELDRLNTENALAFRRDQRSLYFKDTFGWLPVQLSPLYPMDYRLEEGGTCGDGVVQDGEECDDGNAVVTDDCIRCRRAYCGDGYKHEGVEDCDGMDFGYLTCRTYLPGYVRGGLHLGLVGCFWFDYGGWFCACFSFLFSPFQL from the exons ATCTGCCTTGTTTGGAACAGAagaagcagcactgcagagcacgCTGCCTCCTTGGCCCTCCTCCACCGCCCCTGCTCCCACCACCGTCCttcaggcacagctggagcact AAGCTGGATATGGAAGAGCTGTGCCATGAGCTCCAGATAATACAGGCTTCCACTCTGCCTGAATtgcactgctctgcagggcctcctggcccccAG GGTCCACAAGGAATTCCTGGTATAATGGGACCAAAAGGGGAGAAA GGGGAGATTGGCAGGCCTGGAAGAAAG GGCAGACCAGGTCCCCCGGGCGTCCCTGGGATGCCAGGACCAGTAGGATGGCCTGGACCTGTGGGACAGAAG GGTGAAAAGGGAGAGTTGGGTGTGATGGGATTGCCAGGTACAAGAGGACCAATGGGCTCCAAG GGTTTTCCTGGAACTAGAGGAGAAAAG GGATCCAGAGGTGACAGAGGTGACAAAGGAGTCAAAGGAGACCCG GGAGAAATAGGCTTCCCTGGAATGCTGGGACAAAAA GGAGAGATGGGCCCCAAGGGACAGTCTGGAGTACCAGGACACAGAGGACCTATAGGAAGACCTGGAAAACGAGGCAAACAA GGACTCAAGGGGGACATTGGACCCGCAGGTGTCATGGGCCCGCCTGGCAGGCCTGGCCCTGTTGGCCAGCCAGGCCCCCCTGGACCCTCAGGTCTAG GGCAATTTGCAATAGGACCAAAGGGAGAAAGAGGACTGCCAGGGCCTCCAGGGAGATGTCTCTGCAGAACCCCACAGCAAATGAGTAACCCATCATACGAGCAATCTGTGTTTGGACACAGCTACCCCAAGGTTCCCGCG ATTTTTGTGGTGAACAATCAAGAAGAATTGGATCGGTTAAACACCGAGAACGCGTTAGCATTTAGAAGAGATCAGAGATCTTTGTATTTCAAGGATACCTTTGGATGGCTCCCAGTCCAG CTCTCCCCTCTGTACCCCATGGATTACCGCCTGGAGGAGGGGGGCACCTGTGGAGATGGCGTCGTGCAGGATGGGGAGGAGTGCGACGACGGCAACGCGGTGGTGACCGATGACTGCATAA GATGCCGCCGTGCTTACTGCGGAGATGGCTACAAGCACGAGGGGGTTGAAGACTGTGATGGGATGGATTTTGGATACTTGACGTGTAGAACATACCTTCCTGGGTATGTAAGAGGAGGTCTTCACTTGGGTTTGGTGGGGTGTTTTTGGTTTGATTATGGAGGGTGGTTTTGTGcgtgcttttcctttcttttttctcctttccagctTTAA
- the COLQ gene encoding acetylcholinesterase collagenic tail peptide isoform X3, whose amino-acid sequence MLVLSPLVRGSYLLLFFCFALPQTAYADNVFSFSADLPCLEQKKQHCRARCLLGPPPPPLLPPPSFRHSWSTKLDMEELCHELQIIQASTLPELHCSAGPPGPQGPQGIPGIMGPKGEKGEIGRPGRKGRPGPPGVPGMPGPVGWPGPVGQKGFPGTRGEKGSRGDRGDKGVKGDPGEIGFPGMLGQKGEMGPKGQSGVPGHRGPIGRPGKRGKQGLKGDIGPAGVMGPPGRPGPVGQPGPPGPSGLGQFAIGPKGERGLPGPPGRCLCRTPQQMSNPSYEQSVFGHSYPKVPAIFVVNNQEELDRLNTENALAFRRDQRSLYFKDTFGWLPVQLSPLYPMDYRLEEGGTCGDGVVQDGEECDDGNAVVTDDCIRCRRAYCGDGYKHEGVEDCDGMDFGYLTCRTYLPGYVRGGLHLGLVGCFWFDYGGWFCACFSFLFSPFQL is encoded by the exons ATCTGCCTTGTTTGGAACAGAagaagcagcactgcagagcacgCTGCCTCCTTGGCCCTCCTCCACCGCCCCTGCTCCCACCACCGTCCttcaggcacagctggagcact AAGCTGGATATGGAAGAGCTGTGCCATGAGCTCCAGATAATACAGGCTTCCACTCTGCCTGAATtgcactgctctgcagggcctcctggcccccAG GGTCCACAAGGAATTCCTGGTATAATGGGACCAAAAGGGGAGAAA GGGGAGATTGGCAGGCCTGGAAGAAAG GGCAGACCAGGTCCCCCGGGCGTCCCTGGGATGCCAGGACCAGTAGGATGGCCTGGACCTGTGGGACAGAAG GGTTTTCCTGGAACTAGAGGAGAAAAG GGATCCAGAGGTGACAGAGGTGACAAAGGAGTCAAAGGAGACCCG GGAGAAATAGGCTTCCCTGGAATGCTGGGACAAAAA GGAGAGATGGGCCCCAAGGGACAGTCTGGAGTACCAGGACACAGAGGACCTATAGGAAGACCTGGAAAACGAGGCAAACAA GGACTCAAGGGGGACATTGGACCCGCAGGTGTCATGGGCCCGCCTGGCAGGCCTGGCCCTGTTGGCCAGCCAGGCCCCCCTGGACCCTCAGGTCTAG GGCAATTTGCAATAGGACCAAAGGGAGAAAGAGGACTGCCAGGGCCTCCAGGGAGATGTCTCTGCAGAACCCCACAGCAAATGAGTAACCCATCATACGAGCAATCTGTGTTTGGACACAGCTACCCCAAGGTTCCCGCG ATTTTTGTGGTGAACAATCAAGAAGAATTGGATCGGTTAAACACCGAGAACGCGTTAGCATTTAGAAGAGATCAGAGATCTTTGTATTTCAAGGATACCTTTGGATGGCTCCCAGTCCAG CTCTCCCCTCTGTACCCCATGGATTACCGCCTGGAGGAGGGGGGCACCTGTGGAGATGGCGTCGTGCAGGATGGGGAGGAGTGCGACGACGGCAACGCGGTGGTGACCGATGACTGCATAA GATGCCGCCGTGCTTACTGCGGAGATGGCTACAAGCACGAGGGGGTTGAAGACTGTGATGGGATGGATTTTGGATACTTGACGTGTAGAACATACCTTCCTGGGTATGTAAGAGGAGGTCTTCACTTGGGTTTGGTGGGGTGTTTTTGGTTTGATTATGGAGGGTGGTTTTGTGcgtgcttttcctttcttttttctcctttccagctTTAA